In the genome of Calliopsis andreniformis isolate RMS-2024a chromosome 10, iyCalAndr_principal, whole genome shotgun sequence, one region contains:
- the Actn gene encoding alpha actinin: protein MNDMEAYGDGYMEPEEEWEREGLLDPAWEKQQKKTFTAWCNSHLRKAGTAIENIEEDFRNGLKLMLLLEVISGETLPRPDRGKMRFHKIANVNKALDYIASKGVKLVSIGAEEIVDGNLKMTLGMIWTIILRFAIQDISVEEMTAKEGLLLWCQRKTAPYKNVNVQNFHLSFKDGLAFCALIHRHRPDLIDYNKLSKDNPLENLNTAFDVAEKYLDIPRMLDPDDLINTPKPDERAIMTYVSCYYHAFQGAQQAETAANRICKVLKVNQENERLMEEYERLASDLLEWIRRTMPWLASRQTDNSLAGCQKKLEEYRTYRRKHKPPRVEQKAKLETNFNTLQTKLRLSNRPAYMPTEGKMVSDINKAWKGLELAEKSFEEWLLSEMMRLERLEHLAQKFKHKADAHEEWTAGKEEMLTSQHFRQCKLNELKALKKKHEAFESDLAAHQDRVEQIAAIAQELNTLEYHDSASVNARCQRICDQWDRLGTLTQRRRQALDEAERILEKIDILHLEFAKRAAPFNNWLDGTREDLVDMFIVHTMEEIQGLMDAHAAFKATLGEADKEYNAIVGLVREVESIVKQFQIPGGLENPYTTLTALDLTKKWSDVRQLVPQRDATLQAELRKQQNNELLRRQFAEKANAVGPWIERQLDAVTAIGLGLQGTLEDQLHRLKEYEQAVYQYKAHLEELEKIHQAVQEGMIFENRYTQYTMETLRVGWEQLLTSINRNINEVENQILTRDSKGITQEQLNEFRSSFNHFDKNRTGRLAPDEFKSCLVSLGYSIGKDRQGDIDFQRILAIVDPNNSGYVQFDAFLDFMTRESTDTDTAEQVIDSFRILAGDKPYILADELRRELPPDQAEYCIQRMPPYKGMNAIPGALDYRSFSTALYGESDL from the exons ATGAACGACATGGAAGCTTACGGGGACGGATACATGGAGCCTGAGGAGGAGTGGGAGAGGGAAGGTCTTTTGGACCCGGCTTGGGAAAAACAGCAGAAAAAG ACATTCACAGCATGGTGCAATTCACATCTCCGCAAAGCAGGAACTGCCATTGAAAACATCGAGGAAGATTTTAGAAATGGGCTGAAGCTGATGTTACTCCTTGAGGTAATTTCAGGTGAAACTCTTCCAAGACCAGACAGAGGCAAAATGAGGTTCCATAAGATTGCAAATGTAAACAAAGCTCTTGATTATATTGCTAGTAAGGGCGTCAAATTGGTTTCTATTGGAGCAGAAG AAATCGTTGATGGCAATCTGAAGATGACTTTGGGTATGATCTGGACTATAATTTTGAGATTTGCTATTCAAGACATCTCTGTTGAAGAGATGACAGCCAAAGAGGGTCTCCTCCTATGGTGCCAACGCAAAACAGCACCATACAAGAATGTCAATGTTCAGAACTTCCATCTGTCATTCAAGGATGGTTTGGCGTTCTGCGCTCTCATTCACCGTCATCGTCCGGACCTTATCGATTACAATAAACTCAGCAAGGATAATcctcttgaaaatttgaacactgCCTTTGATGTTGCTGAAAAGTATCTCGACATTCCTCGCATGTTAGACCCTGATG ATTTGATCAACACACCCAAGCCAGATGAGCGTGCAATCATGACGTACGTGTCCTGCTACTACCATGCGTTCCAAGGTGCTCAGCAG GCGGAGACAGCTGCGAATAGAATTTGCAAGGTCCTGAAAGTAAACCAAGAAAATGAGAGGCTTATGGAAGAATACGAACGCCTGGCGTCTGATTTACTGGAATGGATACGACGAACGATGCCCTGGTTGGCCAGTCGTCAAACTGATAACTCTCTTGCCGGTTGTCAGAAGAAACTGGAAGAATATAGAACGTATCGCCGTAAGCACAAGCCTCCGCGTGTCGAACAGAAGGCCAAACTCGAAACGAACTTCAACACTTTACAAACGAAATTGAGATTGAGCAATCGACCAGCATACATGCCAACAGAGGGAAAAATGGTCTCGGATATCAATAAAGCTTGGAAAG GCTTGGAGCTGGCAGAGAAGTCATTCGAAGAATGGCTCTTGTCGGAAATGATGCGTCTCGAGCGTCTCGAACATCTAGCTCAGAAGTTCAAGCACAAGGCCGACGCTCACGAAGAATGGACCGCAGGAAAGGAGGAGATGCTCACGTCGCAGCACTTCCGACAGTGTAAACTCAATGAACTGAAAGCTTTGAAAAAGAAGCACGAGGCCTTTGAGTCTGATCTCGCGGCACATCAGGACCGTGTAGAACAGATAGCTGCAATTGCACAAGAGCTCAA TACCTTGGAATATCACGATAGTGCGtctgtgaatgccagatgccaaCGAATTTGTGATCAGTGGGATCGTCTGGGTACTCTTACTCAGCGCAGACGTCAGGCACTAGACGAGGCTGAACGTATTCTTGAAAAGATCGATATCTTACATTTAGAGTTTGCTAAACGAGCTGCT CCATTCAATAACTGGTTGGATGGAACCAGAGAAGATCTAGTAGATATGTTCATCGTTCACACGATGGAAGAAATTCAGGGATTAATGGATGCTCACGCCGCTTTTAAAGCGACTCTCGGGGAAGCTGACAAAGAATACAACGCTATCGTGGGACTGGTCCGCGAAGTTGAGTCGATAGTCAAACAGTTCCAGATCCCTGGTGGTCTAGAAAATCCGTATACTACACTCACTGCGTTG GACCTTACGAAGAAGTGGAGCGATGTCAGACAGCTCGTGCCACAACGTGATGCTACGTTGCAAGCGGAACTTCGAAAACAACAGA ATAATGAATTGCTTCGACGACAGTTCGCTGAAAAGGCTAATGCTGTTGGTCCATGGATAGAACGTCAACTAGACGCAGTTACAGCCATTGGTCTTGGTCTTCAG GGTACTCTGGAAGATCAACTGCATCGTCTGAAGGAATACGAGCAGGCTGTCTACCAATACAAAGCTCATCTCGAGGAACTGGAGAAGATTCACCAGGCTGTCCAGGAAGGCATGATATTCGAGAATCGATACactcaatatacaatggaaacgttaCGAGTTGGTTGGGAACAGCTTTTGACTTCGATAAATCGCAATATCAACGAAGTTGAGAATCAAATCCTTACCAGGGACTCCAAG GGTATCACACAGGAACAACTTAACGAATTTCGCAGTAGTTTCAATCACTTTGACAAGAATAGAACAGGTAGATTGGCTCCTGATGAATTTAAGTCTTGCCTTGTGTCCCTGGGTTACTCCATTGGCAAGGATAGGCAAGGCGACATCGACTTCCAACGTATCTTGGCTATTGTTGATCCAAATAACTCTGGTTACGTACAATTCGATGCATTCTTGGACTTCATGACGCGCGAATCTACAGACACCGATACGGCTGAACAAGTTATTGACAGTTTCCGTATTCTTGCGGGCGACAAG CCATACATCTTGGCAGACGAGTTAAGGAGAGAATTGCCACCAGACCAGGCTGAATACTGCATTCAGCGAATGCCTCCTTACAAGGGAATGAATGCTATTCCTGGAGCATTAGATTACCGTTCCTTCTCTACCGCTTTATACGGTGAATCTGATTTATAA